One region of Drosophila sechellia strain sech25 chromosome 4, ASM438219v1, whole genome shotgun sequence genomic DNA includes:
- the LOC6619460 gene encoding uncharacterized protein LOC6619460 isoform X3 yields MNMMADRYASDLALVVVAQITQTIGYSCSLSAPLELLQDILQKFVQEFARDMHGHMEHANRIEPNLKDARLSIQNLSINVQELLDYIGNVEPVGFIRDVPQFPIGKTLNMNFLKPGSAETLTRPVYIFEYLPPMQDPELREMPADVQKEFSEKQEFCSKAEYNSTNAADKFGAKHIDSISPNAVINFRSSAFDLDVGRSVREMSSVVMTTGGFISPAIEGKLPEDIIPDIVEKFLGLDAPFSPTIIVNSLKKSPQLAFSDRDTTVNPRKAITSETKIFKQNALLTSGHSESSIMLDAYNHPMLTARTPKKNKKQKHDLIYEPGQSELLTNPFEKAQEKSQRKALKMYKQTSKNQSDTSSKQIQNMRKLKKRFNRGSFDPNKKHLQKIFKKQSKLKQNDLQLDNDEKHFLQNSQTTSGLAIKANSDTENDLQADIPSQPPTVTSQIKNNFRNSIYPVQPSVIQQTQVLLSEKKSGSEPERSKLDVFKKISKPRTPRPDIGATSIPPGTGVSVFGSTMSTPALISLPSGTTITPTPSLGLNSENKNVSSMKINPCSIFDGTIPLTKEGVEMSIIDSSKPKKRGRKPGGKNVIKQTNFVSQSLINAVERKKSSQAITLPLSPSPIIISQSSLNVSPPTEPLNLCNAEQPSNNFLSNLYAKEKKDRKKYKSLPENVMEFDKSCSPEKASTLNNSNRAKKLNNDVQCSDKFVTVSKALSNASIYPGIQTGMVPLLPLLQFPPRPGLIPTGPGLFPAVTGLVGFGNHGNRVPISPFIDYPGTEESVADTVRCLPIKESPVTDSDQFLSRSSTQTGLQMDRNYCNVAPFVPDSMKFTECKSVSCGSTILENPSAQATSKINTKLAKEASGNPDDPIEVSDDSDESLHNRMMVQRKTPISSPTYVKTSFAELHSSSLTSATSIDEEKSKMDLRNIVSLSSNEPLKKFKNLVKQSFSDVKSVTHTPPPHSSFPQFNLPNFMGGDKFSLAGGADLIPLSRMSDSEYSSKIVPFSSLGGTIPNQIKVLEDHHILSTFSNYEDITITPTGLTSLEPKMRKHHKKLKKVKEGKNKKKKEKKDKSKKTDQIGLTFFKSDRKIKAYDKKQKKEKKKDKDKQFNQFLF; encoded by the exons ATGAACATGATGGCAGACAGATACGCTTCAGATTTGGCCCTTGTTGTCGTTGCGCAGATAACGCAAACTATTGGTTACAGCTGCAGTCTGAGTGCACCCTTGGAGTTGTTGCAAGACATATTGCAGAAGTTTGTACAGGAGTTCGCTCGAGACATGCATGGACATATGGAGCACG cAAATCGGATCGAGCCGAACCTTAAGGATGCACGCCTAAGTATACAAAATCTCAGCATAAATGTTCAAGAACTATTGGACTACATAGGTAATGTCGAGCCTGTTGGATTCATCCGGGATGTACCGCAGTTTCCCATCGGAAAAACTCTAAATATGAACTTCCTTAAGCCTGGAAGCGCTGAAACTCTAACACGACCTGTCTACATATTTGAATACTTGCCACCAATGCAGGACCCTGAACTGCGTGAAATGCCAGCCGATGTTCAAAAGGAATTTTCGGAAAAGCAAGAGTTTTGCTCAAAAGCAGAGTATAATTCAACAAACGCGGCTGATAAGTTCGGCGCCAAGCACATCGATTCTATCTCTCCCAATGCTGTGATAAATTTCCGGTCGAGTGCCTTTGATTTGGACGTTGGGCGCTCAGTCCGCGAAATGAGCAGCGTGGTAATGACAACAGGGGGATTCATAAGTCCAGCTATTGAAGGGAAGCTACCCGAAGATATCATACCGGATATAGTTG AAAAATTTTTAGGTTTGGATGCACCCTTTTCACCTACGATAATTGTAAATTCGTTAAAAAAATCACCACAACTGGCGTTTTCTGACAGAGACACAACAGTAAATCCACGAAAAGCCATTACCTCAGAAACTAAAATCTTCAAACAAAATGCCTTATTGACAAGTGGACATTCAGAGTCTTCAATAATGTTAGACGCATACAACCATCCGATGCTAACTGCTAGAACACCTAAGAAGaataaaaaacagaaacatgATTTAATATACGAACCCGGCCAAAGCGAACTTTTAACTAATCCGTTTGAAAAAGCCCAGGAAAAGTCCCAGCGGAAggctttaaaaatgtataaacaAACCTCAAAGAACCAAAGTGACACCTCaagtaaacaaattcaaaacatgagaaaattaaaaaaacgtTTTAACCGAGGATCATTCGAtccaaataaaaaacatttacaaaaaatatttaagaagcAGTCCAAGCTTAAGCAAAACGATCTTCAACTGGACAATGACGAAAAACACTTTTTGCAGAATTCTCAAACTACGAGCGGCCTTGCTATAAAAGCTAACTCAGATACTGAAAACGATTTACAAGCGGATATCCCTAGTCAGCCGCCAACAGTAACAAGCcagattaaaaataattttcgaaattcaatTTATCCAGTGCAGCCATCTGTAATTCAACAAACGCAAGTGCTATTGtcagaaaaaaaaagtggaTCAGAACCAGAACGAAGTAAATTGGACGTTTTTAAGAAAATTTCTAAGCCACGTACTCCACGTCCAGATATAGGGGCGACTTCAATACCTCCTGGAACCGGGGTATCTGTATTTGGAAGCACAATGTCCACTCCGGCATTAATTAGTCTTCCATCGGGGACTACTATAACTCCTACGCCTTCACTTGGTTTAAATtctgaaaacaaaaacgttTCGAGTATGAAAATCAACCCGTGCAGTATATTCGATGGAACTATACCTTTAACTAAAGAAGGCGTTGAAATGTCAATTATTGATTCGTCAAAGCCAAAAAAGCGAGGTCGCAAACCTGGAgggaaaaatgtaataaaacaaacaaattttgtatCGCAATCTTTAATTAATGCGGTCGAACGAAAAAAGTCAAGTCAAGCTATTACACTGCCTCTATCACCATCTCCAATAATAATATCTCAAAGTTCTTTAAACGTCTCCCCGCCAACAGAACCTCTCAACTTGTGTAATGCCGAACAGCCCTCGAATAATTTTTTGTCAAACCTTtatgcaaaagaaaaaaaggacAGAAAAAAGTACAAATCGTTACCAGAAAATGTAATGGAATTTGACAAAAGCTGTTCTCCTGAAAAGGCATCAACACTGAATAATTCTAACCGagccaaaaaattaaataatgatgtACAATGTTCAGATAAATTTGTGACTGTTTCCAAAGCTTTATCAAATGCATCAATTTACCCTGGAATTCAAACAGGAATGGTTCCGTTGCTTCCTCTATTGCAATTTCCTCCACGACCTGGTCTTATTCCTACTGGGCCTGGGCTATTTCCTGCAGTCACTGGTCTAGTTGGCTTCGGTAATCACGGTAACAGAGTACCTATTTCACCGTTCATAGATTATCCTGGAACGGAAGAATCAGTTGCGGATACTGTTCGATGTCTACCAATTAAGGAATCTCCTG tTACTGATTCTGATCAATTTCTGAGCCGATCTTCCACGCAAACTGGTTTGCAAATGGATCGAAACTACTGCAATGTTGCTCCATTTGTGCCCGACTCAATGAAATTCACCGAGT GTAAAAGCGTATCTTGTGGCAGCACAATCTTGGAAAACCCATCTGCACAGGCCACAAGTAAAATAAACACGAAACTGGCTAAGGAGGCTTCTGGAAATCCTGATGATCCAATAGAGGTTTCAGATGATTCTGATGAATCATTGCACAACAGGATGATGGTTCAAAGAAAAACACCAATATCATCACCAACTTATGTTAAAACCAGCTTCGCAGAATTACATTCTTCCTCGTTAACGTCAGCTACATCTATAGATgaagaaaaatccaaaatggATCTAAGGAATATTGTTTCTCTAAGCTCTAACGAACCActtaaaaaattcaaaaatcttGTTAAACAGAGCTTTTCCGATGTAAAAAGCGTAACCCACACGCCACCTCCACATTCATCATTTCCACAATTTAACTTGCCTAATTTTATGGGAGGTGACAAATTTAGTTTAGCTGGGGGAGCAGATCTTATTCCTCTGTCGAGAATGAGTGATTCGGAATATTCCTCCAAAATAGTACCATTCAGTAGCTTAGGTGGAACCATACCGAATCAAATCAAAGTTTTAGAAGACCACCATATTTTGTCAACCTTTTCTAACTACGAAGATATTACAATAACACCAACTGGATTAACGTCGTTGGAACCGAAAATGCGCAAACATCACAAAAAGCTAAAGAAGGTGAAAGaagggaaaaataaaaaaaaaaaagaaaaaaaggacAAATCAAAGAAAACGGATCAGATTGGCTTGACATTTTTTAAATCCGACAGAAAAATTAAGGCCTAtgataaaaagcaaaaaaaagaaaagaaaaaggaTAAAGATAAGCAG TTTAATCAATTCTTATTTTAG
- the LOC6619460 gene encoding uncharacterized protein LOC6619460 isoform X4, whose amino-acid sequence MNMMADRYASDLALVVVAQITQTIGYSCSLSAPLELLQDILQKFVQEFARDMHGHMEHANRIEPNLKDARLSIQNLSINVQELLDYIGNVEPVGFIRDVPQFPIGKTLNMNFLKPGSAETLTRPVYIFEYLPPMQDPELREMPADVQKEFSEKQEFCSKAEYNSTNAADKFGAKHIDSISPNAVINFRSSAFDLDVGRSVREMSSVVMTTGGFISPAIEGKLPEDIIPDIVEKFLGLDAPFSPTIIVNSLKKSPQLAFSDRDTTVNPRKAITSETKIFKQNALLTSGHSESSIMLDAYNHPMLTARTPKKNKKQKHDLIYEPGQSELLTNPFEKAQEKSQRKALKMYKQTSKNQSDTSSKQIQNMRKLKKRFNRGSFDPNKKHLQKIFKKQSKLKQNDLQLDNDEKHFLQNSQTTSGLAIKANSDTENDLQADIPSQPPTVTSQIKNNFRNSIYPVQPSVIQQTQVLLSEKKSGSEPERSKLDVFKKISKPRTPRPDIGATSIPPGTGVSVFGSTMSTPALISLPSGTTITPTPSLGLNSENKNVSSMKINPCSIFDGTIPLTKEGVEMSIIDSSKPKKRGRKPGGKNVIKQTNFVSQSLINAVERKKSSQAITLPLSPSPIIISQSSLNVSPPTEPLNLCNAEQPSNNFLSNLYAKEKKDRKKYKSLPENVMEFDKSCSPEKASTLNNSNRAKKLNNDVQCSDKFVTVSKALSNASIYPGIQTGMVPLLPLLQFPPRPGLIPTGPGLFPAVTGLVGFGNHGNRVPISPFIDYPGTEESVADTVRCLPIKESPAIIIFSY is encoded by the exons ATGAACATGATGGCAGACAGATACGCTTCAGATTTGGCCCTTGTTGTCGTTGCGCAGATAACGCAAACTATTGGTTACAGCTGCAGTCTGAGTGCACCCTTGGAGTTGTTGCAAGACATATTGCAGAAGTTTGTACAGGAGTTCGCTCGAGACATGCATGGACATATGGAGCACG cAAATCGGATCGAGCCGAACCTTAAGGATGCACGCCTAAGTATACAAAATCTCAGCATAAATGTTCAAGAACTATTGGACTACATAGGTAATGTCGAGCCTGTTGGATTCATCCGGGATGTACCGCAGTTTCCCATCGGAAAAACTCTAAATATGAACTTCCTTAAGCCTGGAAGCGCTGAAACTCTAACACGACCTGTCTACATATTTGAATACTTGCCACCAATGCAGGACCCTGAACTGCGTGAAATGCCAGCCGATGTTCAAAAGGAATTTTCGGAAAAGCAAGAGTTTTGCTCAAAAGCAGAGTATAATTCAACAAACGCGGCTGATAAGTTCGGCGCCAAGCACATCGATTCTATCTCTCCCAATGCTGTGATAAATTTCCGGTCGAGTGCCTTTGATTTGGACGTTGGGCGCTCAGTCCGCGAAATGAGCAGCGTGGTAATGACAACAGGGGGATTCATAAGTCCAGCTATTGAAGGGAAGCTACCCGAAGATATCATACCGGATATAGTTG AAAAATTTTTAGGTTTGGATGCACCCTTTTCACCTACGATAATTGTAAATTCGTTAAAAAAATCACCACAACTGGCGTTTTCTGACAGAGACACAACAGTAAATCCACGAAAAGCCATTACCTCAGAAACTAAAATCTTCAAACAAAATGCCTTATTGACAAGTGGACATTCAGAGTCTTCAATAATGTTAGACGCATACAACCATCCGATGCTAACTGCTAGAACACCTAAGAAGaataaaaaacagaaacatgATTTAATATACGAACCCGGCCAAAGCGAACTTTTAACTAATCCGTTTGAAAAAGCCCAGGAAAAGTCCCAGCGGAAggctttaaaaatgtataaacaAACCTCAAAGAACCAAAGTGACACCTCaagtaaacaaattcaaaacatgagaaaattaaaaaaacgtTTTAACCGAGGATCATTCGAtccaaataaaaaacatttacaaaaaatatttaagaagcAGTCCAAGCTTAAGCAAAACGATCTTCAACTGGACAATGACGAAAAACACTTTTTGCAGAATTCTCAAACTACGAGCGGCCTTGCTATAAAAGCTAACTCAGATACTGAAAACGATTTACAAGCGGATATCCCTAGTCAGCCGCCAACAGTAACAAGCcagattaaaaataattttcgaaattcaatTTATCCAGTGCAGCCATCTGTAATTCAACAAACGCAAGTGCTATTGtcagaaaaaaaaagtggaTCAGAACCAGAACGAAGTAAATTGGACGTTTTTAAGAAAATTTCTAAGCCACGTACTCCACGTCCAGATATAGGGGCGACTTCAATACCTCCTGGAACCGGGGTATCTGTATTTGGAAGCACAATGTCCACTCCGGCATTAATTAGTCTTCCATCGGGGACTACTATAACTCCTACGCCTTCACTTGGTTTAAATtctgaaaacaaaaacgttTCGAGTATGAAAATCAACCCGTGCAGTATATTCGATGGAACTATACCTTTAACTAAAGAAGGCGTTGAAATGTCAATTATTGATTCGTCAAAGCCAAAAAAGCGAGGTCGCAAACCTGGAgggaaaaatgtaataaaacaaacaaattttgtatCGCAATCTTTAATTAATGCGGTCGAACGAAAAAAGTCAAGTCAAGCTATTACACTGCCTCTATCACCATCTCCAATAATAATATCTCAAAGTTCTTTAAACGTCTCCCCGCCAACAGAACCTCTCAACTTGTGTAATGCCGAACAGCCCTCGAATAATTTTTTGTCAAACCTTtatgcaaaagaaaaaaaggacAGAAAAAAGTACAAATCGTTACCAGAAAATGTAATGGAATTTGACAAAAGCTGTTCTCCTGAAAAGGCATCAACACTGAATAATTCTAACCGagccaaaaaattaaataatgatgtACAATGTTCAGATAAATTTGTGACTGTTTCCAAAGCTTTATCAAATGCATCAATTTACCCTGGAATTCAAACAGGAATGGTTCCGTTGCTTCCTCTATTGCAATTTCCTCCACGACCTGGTCTTATTCCTACTGGGCCTGGGCTATTTCCTGCAGTCACTGGTCTAGTTGGCTTCGGTAATCACGGTAACAGAGTACCTATTTCACCGTTCATAGATTATCCTGGAACGGAAGAATCAGTTGCGGATACTGTTCGATGTCTACCAATTAAGGAATCTCCTG caataataatttttagtTACTGA